Proteins encoded within one genomic window of Nonomuraea gerenzanensis:
- a CDS encoding YceI family protein produces MTTRTWESLTIPAAGAYNLDVAHTTIGFVVKHMMVSKVRGHFGTFNGSVTIAENPLESAAELTIQAESISTGAPDRDGHLRSDDFLAVEKFPQITFKSTRVVGHSGDEFTVVGDLTIRDVTKEVELKVEYGGAGTNPWGQAVWGFSITTEFDREDFGLTWNQALETGGVLVGKKIKIEIEGEANPAA; encoded by the coding sequence ATGACCACCCGCACCTGGGAGTCCCTGACCATCCCGGCCGCCGGCGCCTACAACCTCGACGTCGCCCACACCACCATCGGCTTCGTCGTCAAGCACATGATGGTCAGCAAGGTCCGCGGCCACTTCGGCACCTTCAACGGCTCGGTGACGATCGCGGAGAACCCGCTCGAGTCCGCCGCCGAGCTCACGATCCAGGCCGAGAGCATCTCCACCGGCGCCCCCGACCGCGACGGTCACCTGCGCAGCGACGACTTCCTGGCCGTGGAGAAGTTCCCGCAGATCACCTTCAAGAGCACCCGCGTGGTGGGCCACAGCGGCGACGAGTTCACCGTCGTCGGCGACCTGACCATCCGCGACGTCACCAAGGAGGTCGAGCTCAAGGTCGAGTACGGCGGCGCCGGCACCAACCCCTGGGGCCAGGCCGTCTGGGGCTTCTCGATCACCACGGAGTTCGACCGCGAGGACTTCGGCCTGACCTGGAACCAGGCGCTGGAGACCGGTGGCGTGCTGGTGGGCAAGAAGATCAAGATCGAGATCGAGGGCGAGGCCAACCCGGCTGCCTGA